In Candidatus Neomarinimicrobiota bacterium, a genomic segment contains:
- a CDS encoding ribonuclease H-like domain-containing protein — translation MDLRDRLELRYGERQNDTSPSKKIESSQKKSKSLSPKDDISKYVTGSFIPTAECEIFIARHTYDMDHQHGKYSLAEITDLEGEDLRILSTGSTKVKFELNRILFLDTETTGLAGGVGSAAFLIGIGYFYENKYVVEQFFMRDYNEEAAMLNLLAEKVTNFDTIVTFNGRSFDLPLLETRMILNRIDPAFSRLRDVDLLHPARRIWGLRLSDCRLGTLENEVLGFQRAEDDIPGSLIPGIYFDYLQFGNADKLYKVFYHNEKDVVSMVGLLHSEYRYFADPTKEKGMKPLDLYQMGKYFERNREWTMALACLEKASPNLNDRYRIDSLIRLSMIHKRNERWTEAVGIWKDLITEDNPFTLQPFVELAMYYEHKEKNSEAALKYSTNALGKISRRRNKDIFALEHRIDRLNKKLERKTAK, via the coding sequence ATGGATCTGCGCGACAGGCTTGAATTACGATACGGTGAGAGGCAAAATGACACTTCTCCCAGCAAGAAGATCGAATCCTCACAAAAGAAATCCAAGTCACTTTCACCAAAAGACGATATATCCAAATATGTTACCGGTTCATTTATTCCAACCGCTGAGTGTGAGATTTTTATTGCCCGCCATACATACGATATGGATCATCAGCACGGAAAATATTCTCTTGCAGAGATAACTGATCTTGAAGGCGAGGATCTAAGAATTCTATCTACGGGTTCCACGAAAGTAAAATTTGAGTTAAACCGAATCCTGTTTCTTGATACGGAAACTACCGGACTCGCCGGCGGCGTCGGCAGTGCCGCATTTTTGATAGGCATAGGGTATTTCTACGAAAATAAATATGTAGTCGAGCAGTTCTTTATGAGGGACTATAACGAGGAAGCGGCTATGCTCAATTTGTTAGCTGAAAAGGTGACGAATTTTGATACGATAGTGACGTTTAATGGAAGAAGTTTTGACCTCCCGCTATTGGAGACACGGATGATATTGAATAGAATTGATCCCGCGTTCAGCAGGCTGAGAGACGTAGATCTTCTTCACCCGGCACGTCGGATCTGGGGTTTGCGCCTTTCCGATTGCCGACTCGGAACCTTAGAGAATGAGGTTCTGGGGTTTCAGAGGGCAGAAGATGATATACCCGGCTCATTAATTCCCGGAATATATTTTGATTATCTTCAGTTTGGAAACGCCGATAAACTTTATAAGGTATTTTATCACAATGAAAAGGATGTGGTATCTATGGTGGGTTTACTTCATAGCGAGTACCGATACTTTGCTGATCCTACGAAGGAAAAAGGGATGAAGCCGCTTGACTTATACCAGATGGGAAAATATTTCGAGCGAAACCGCGAATGGACTATGGCTTTAGCCTGCCTGGAAAAGGCATCCCCCAACTTGAATGATAGATACAGGATTGATTCGTTGATTCGTTTATCGATGATTCATAAGAGAAATGAACGCTGGACAGAAGCGGTAGGTATATGGAAAGATTTGATCACAGAGGATAATCCATTTACCTTACAACCATTTGTAGAATTAGCGATGTATTACGAACATAAAGAAAAAAACAGTGAAGCAGCTTTGAAGTATTCCACAAATGCGTTAGGAAAAATCTCCCGACGACGCAATAAAGACATATTTGCGCTCGAACATCGTATTGACAGGCTAAATAAAAAATTAGAAAGAAAAACCGCTAAGTGA
- a CDS encoding 1-acyl-sn-glycerol-3-phosphate acyltransferase, which translates to MFLPKKSYDPILKWMARKLLLLMGIRVSVDFKEELNRFGTYLFMANHVNIFDPLLLYGYIPTFVRGVELASHFKWPFYGWTLSRMGHIPINRVNANSAMKSLRRAAEYLHKGVSIVILPEGHRTLDGKVANFKRGSFILAKDGGRDIVPVAIMGALDINRRGSWLISPGKITLRFGKCIAEQDFRSLGTYELKEKCQNAVKELID; encoded by the coding sequence ATGTTTCTACCGAAAAAATCCTATGATCCGATTCTGAAATGGATGGCGAGAAAACTATTACTGTTGATGGGTATTCGGGTCAGTGTGGATTTTAAGGAAGAATTAAACCGATTCGGCACATATTTATTCATGGCGAATCATGTAAATATTTTTGATCCTCTTTTGTTGTATGGATATATCCCCACATTTGTACGCGGAGTTGAGCTGGCAAGTCATTTTAAGTGGCCTTTTTACGGATGGACACTTTCCAGAATGGGACATATACCTATCAATCGAGTAAACGCCAACAGCGCAATGAAAAGCCTGAGAAGAGCGGCAGAGTACCTGCATAAAGGCGTTTCGATTGTGATATTGCCCGAAGGTCACAGAACATTGGACGGTAAAGTTGCGAACTTCAAAAGGGGTTCATTTATTCTTGCAAAAGATGGAGGAAGGGACATAGTTCCTGTTGCCATTATGGGAGCGCTTGATATTAACCGTAGAGGCTCATGGTTAATTTCTCCCGGTAAGATAACCTTAAGATTCGGGAAATGTATTGCGGAGCAGGATTTTCGTTCGCTTGGAACTTATGAACTAAAAGAAAAATGCCAAAATGCGGTTAAAGAACTAATAGACTAA
- a CDS encoding SDR family oxidoreductase — MDKKIAVVTGGNRGIGFQVCRDIAKKGFKVLLTARNSEKGMESAEILQSEGLDVTFYELDVSSAESIDTFYNRVAEEFGRIDVLVNNAAIIPDARSSGLSLEIQELQVSLETNVYGIILLSQKIITLMIKNNYGRIINMSSGMGQFADMGSGYLAYRISKTAVNTITKVLANETDSHNIQINSVDPGWVKTEMGGAGASLSVEEGADTIVWLSTQPDDSPTGMFYKKRKIIPW; from the coding sequence ATGGATAAGAAAATTGCGGTCGTAACCGGCGGAAATAGAGGAATCGGATTCCAAGTTTGCCGTGACATTGCCAAGAAAGGCTTTAAAGTTCTTCTCACCGCCCGGAATAGCGAAAAGGGCATGGAATCCGCGGAAATATTACAGAGTGAAGGATTAGACGTTACTTTTTATGAGCTTGATGTGAGCTCTGCCGAAAGCATTGATACTTTTTATAACCGCGTCGCAGAGGAATTCGGCAGGATTGATGTATTGGTTAATAACGCCGCTATTATTCCTGATGCGCGTAGTTCGGGATTATCGTTAGAAATTCAGGAATTGCAGGTTAGCCTTGAAACTAATGTTTACGGCATTATTCTACTTTCACAAAAGATTATTACGCTTATGATAAAAAATAATTACGGCAGGATAATAAATATGTCCAGCGGAATGGGACAATTTGCCGATATGGGAAGCGGATACCTTGCATACAGAATTTCCAAGACAGCCGTAAATACTATTACAAAAGTGCTTGCGAACGAAACCGACTCCCATAATATTCAGATAAATTCGGTTGATCCGGGTTGGGTGAAGACAGAGATGGGAGGTGCCGGCGCTTCTTTATCGGTTGAAGAAGGCGCAGATACGATAGTGTGGCTGTCTACGCAACCTGACGACAGCCCAACGGGTATGTTCTATAAAAAGAGAAAAATTATTCCCTGGTAA
- a CDS encoding LD-carboxypeptidase produces the protein MREENKKNRRDFIKLAGLGTVALYLPINPFQFEFNSSIFKPPRLKIGDTIGVVSPAGPTFHKNDLIEVRQSLSALGLKVKFGNHVLSRHGYLAGSDSERADDFNAMIRDESVNAIMAMRGGWGSNRILNLIDYDAVIQNPKIIIGFSDVTSLLLAIYAKTGMITFYGPVATSKYGKFTTSWLKEILFEAKSPTLENPLLKPDGSINHNHLIRTINSGTARGKLAGGNLTVISSMVGSGYLPDWDGSILFLEEVGEKIYHIDRMLVQLKLAGVFDRLSGIIFGKCVKCDPSKTTLSLSLEKVFDEIFIPLKIPVYSGAMIGHIDRIFTIPIGLNALMDADKGTIELLEPAVF, from the coding sequence ATGCGAGAAGAAAATAAAAAAAATAGACGTGATTTTATTAAATTAGCGGGTCTTGGTACAGTCGCTCTTTATTTGCCTATTAATCCATTTCAATTTGAATTCAATTCGTCAATTTTCAAACCGCCGAGGCTGAAAATAGGAGACACCATAGGAGTGGTAAGCCCTGCCGGTCCCACTTTTCATAAAAATGATTTGATCGAAGTAAGGCAATCACTTTCGGCTCTCGGGTTAAAAGTGAAGTTTGGTAATCATGTTCTCAGCAGACACGGTTATTTGGCAGGTAGCGACAGTGAAAGAGCGGATGATTTCAACGCTATGATTCGTGACGAATCAGTAAATGCTATTATGGCGATGAGAGGTGGTTGGGGTAGCAACAGGATATTGAACTTAATTGATTATGATGCTGTGATTCAAAACCCGAAAATAATTATTGGATTCAGTGATGTAACATCCCTCCTTTTAGCGATTTACGCCAAGACCGGTATGATAACTTTTTACGGTCCGGTCGCTACCTCAAAGTATGGAAAGTTTACAACCAGCTGGCTAAAAGAAATTCTTTTCGAAGCAAAATCCCCGACTTTAGAAAATCCGTTGTTGAAACCCGACGGTTCCATCAACCACAATCATTTAATAAGAACTATAAATAGCGGAACTGCGCGGGGGAAATTGGCTGGAGGTAATTTGACAGTTATAAGCTCAATGGTCGGCTCCGGTTACTTACCGGATTGGGATGGCAGCATTCTATTTTTGGAAGAAGTAGGTGAGAAAATATACCATATAGACAGGATGCTTGTTCAGCTCAAACTTGCCGGAGTATTTGATAGGTTGTCAGGTATTATCTTCGGAAAGTGTGTAAAATGCGATCCGTCTAAAACCACTCTTTCTCTTTCCCTTGAAAAAGTATTCGATGAGATATTTATTCCTCTAAAAATCCCTGTATATTCAGGCGCGATGATCGGTCATATTGACCGAATATTTACCATACCCATAGGTCTAAACGCTCTGATGGACGCTGATAAAGGCACGATAGAGCTTTTGGAACCTGCGGTTTTTTAA
- a CDS encoding superoxide dismutase family protein has protein sequence MKIFSTALLALILLISCVNMDSVDTTANSFNNAVVRLQATEGNSVSGVIWFGKVVGGVKVTGTIEGLPPGDHGFHIHQFGDCSSTDGKSAGGHFNPDGVNHGAPTDDLRHVGDLGNITANSDSVAVFEFVDATITMAGGNSILSRAVIIHAGEDDLNSQPTGAAGARLACGVIGIANK, from the coding sequence ATGAAAATTTTTAGCACCGCTCTTTTGGCACTGATTTTACTTATATCATGCGTCAATATGGATTCAGTGGATACCACCGCGAATTCATTCAATAATGCAGTGGTCAGATTGCAGGCGACCGAAGGAAATTCCGTGTCCGGAGTTATATGGTTCGGTAAAGTTGTCGGGGGAGTCAAAGTTACAGGAACTATTGAGGGCTTGCCACCCGGAGATCATGGCTTTCACATACACCAATTCGGGGATTGTAGTTCTACAGACGGTAAATCAGCAGGGGGACATTTTAATCCTGACGGAGTAAATCACGGAGCGCCTACGGACGATCTGCGGCATGTTGGAGATCTTGGTAATATTACAGCAAATTCTGATTCAGTAGCTGTATTCGAATTTGTGGACGCTACGATAACAATGGCAGGAGGCAATTCTATATTGAGCAGGGCGGTAATAATCCACGCCGGTGAGGACGATTTAAATTCACAGCCCACAGGCGCGGCTGGCGCGCGATTAGCATGCGGAGTTATTGGAATAGCCAATAAATAG
- a CDS encoding cysteine synthase family protein, translating to MLPKEFLLKYPLLNIIGNTPLVEIAVFKEEFPNINIMAKAEWRNPGGSLKDRPVLLMLGKALLSGELKEGQTILDSSSGNAGIAYAMIGAVLGFDVEIIVPGNASRERIERMKAHGATVITTDPLEGYDEALREVHRRYDENPDKYFFVDQYKNDNNWKAHYYGTANEIIQQTHGDITHFVSGVGTGGSITGIGRRLKEYNPDIKIVMVDAEPFPGIEGLKPLDEPNSIIPEIFDSTLVDEKIKVQAEDAKGMTEMLAKRGFFLGQSSGAYLYACGEMAKNVSEANIVTLLPDIGERYFSTGLWS from the coding sequence ATGTTACCGAAGGAGTTTCTGCTAAAGTATCCATTATTAAACATAATCGGAAATACGCCTTTGGTAGAAATTGCTGTTTTTAAGGAAGAATTTCCGAATATCAATATAATGGCGAAAGCAGAATGGAGAAATCCGGGAGGATCACTCAAAGACCGGCCTGTCCTGCTGATGCTTGGAAAGGCGCTGCTTTCAGGTGAATTGAAAGAGGGTCAGACGATTCTCGACAGTTCTTCCGGAAACGCAGGAATAGCGTATGCGATGATAGGGGCTGTTTTGGGTTTCGATGTTGAGATAATTGTGCCGGGAAACGCAAGTCGTGAAAGAATTGAGCGAATGAAAGCACATGGCGCTACTGTGATTACCACCGATCCGCTAGAAGGATATGACGAGGCTTTACGTGAAGTTCATCGTCGTTACGACGAGAACCCCGATAAGTATTTTTTTGTGGACCAATATAAAAATGATAATAACTGGAAAGCGCATTATTATGGAACGGCAAATGAGATAATTCAACAAACTCACGGCGATATCACGCATTTTGTATCAGGAGTTGGAACCGGGGGCTCGATAACCGGAATAGGGCGGAGGTTAAAAGAATATAATCCCGACATAAAAATTGTAATGGTGGACGCTGAGCCTTTTCCCGGAATTGAAGGATTGAAACCGTTGGATGAACCTAATTCAATCATCCCCGAGATATTTGATTCCACCCTTGTTGATGAAAAAATCAAGGTACAGGCAGAAGATGCAAAAGGTATGACCGAAATGCTGGCAAAGAGAGGGTTCTTCCTTGGGCAATCGTCAGGGGCATACCTATACGCTTGCGGAGAAATGGCAAAAAATGTCAGTGAGGCAAATATAGTGACTCTTCTGCCGGATATAGGCGAACGGTATTTCAGTACCGGTCTATGGAGTTAG
- a CDS encoding M67 family metallopeptidase, which yields MSIFLNQDIIERMEKHATTTFPDECCGFMFGGFSNGIVKVEEISRVINAHPDSKARRFLISPEDYMNAESYADENGYALVGVYHSHPNHPAIPSEIDRQAALPGFSYIIFSIMDGKPSDVTAWELVEDRSEFRAVEIEKEKE from the coding sequence ATGTCCATATTTCTGAATCAAGATATTATTGAACGAATGGAAAAGCATGCGACTACTACATTTCCCGATGAATGCTGCGGCTTCATGTTTGGAGGATTTAGTAACGGGATTGTCAAAGTTGAAGAAATTTCCCGGGTAATAAATGCTCATCCGGATTCTAAGGCAAGACGGTTTTTAATCTCGCCTGAAGATTATATGAATGCCGAAAGTTATGCTGACGAAAATGGTTATGCTCTTGTGGGTGTCTATCATTCTCACCCGAATCATCCGGCGATTCCTTCCGAAATTGACAGGCAGGCGGCGCTACCGGGATTTTCATATATTATATTTTCAATTATGGATGGGAAGCCGTCTGATGTTACGGCATGGGAGCTTGTGGAAGATAGGAGTGAATTTCGAGCCGTGGAAATAGAGAAAGAAAAGGAGTAA